Proteins from one Candidatus Eisenbacteria bacterium genomic window:
- a CDS encoding STAS domain-containing protein produces the protein MRIQRRESAGVVILEIAGDYFGGLETHALEQVLGDEMAAGNVLLLLDLSSCHAMNSTALGILIEAHRACEAQGGVMKLCGAQGRMKSLLNVLHVERLFEQYGTEAEALASFVQQASA, from the coding sequence ATGAGAATCCAGAGACGAGAATCAGCGGGCGTCGTGATCCTGGAGATCGCGGGCGACTACTTCGGCGGGCTCGAGACCCATGCCCTCGAACAGGTTCTGGGCGACGAGATGGCCGCCGGGAACGTGCTTCTGCTCCTCGACCTTTCGAGCTGCCACGCCATGAACTCGACGGCGCTCGGCATCCTGATCGAAGCGCATCGCGCGTGTGAGGCCCAGGGTGGCGTGATGAAGCTGTGCGGCGCGCAGGGACGCATGAAGAGTCTGCTGAACGTGCTTCACGTGGAACGGCTGTTCGAGCAGTACGGGACCGAGGCGGAGGCGCTGGCCTCGTTCGTCCAGCAGGCGAGCGCCTAG
- a CDS encoding phage holin family protein — protein MSLLLYFVVMAVVMLGLSHLLPGFRVDGFLPAFLGAVALAAVNTIVKPILFVLTLPFTIITLGLFLFVLNAICLWIAALIVPGFRVDGVLTTLLASLLLAVVGMVWKAATRGS, from the coding sequence ATGAGTCTGCTCCTCTATTTCGTCGTGATGGCGGTCGTCATGCTCGGCTTGTCGCATCTGCTGCCGGGCTTCCGGGTCGACGGCTTCCTGCCCGCGTTCCTCGGGGCGGTGGCGCTGGCGGCGGTGAACACGATCGTCAAGCCGATCCTTTTCGTGCTCACGCTGCCCTTCACGATCATCACGCTCGGCCTCTTCTTGTTCGTCCTCAACGCCATCTGCCTGTGGATTGCCGCGCTGATCGTGCCCGGCTTCCGCGTCGATGGCGTGTTGACCACACTCTTGGCTTCGTTGCTGCTCGCGGTGGTGGGCATGGTCTGGAAGGCGGCGACCCGGGGCAGCTGA
- a CDS encoding bifunctional homocysteine S-methyltransferase/methylenetetrahydrofolate reductase — MPSTLLARLAKGPLLADGAMGTLLNQRGIGFETCFDELNLSRAALIEGVHRDYLVAGAELIETNTFGANALRLAAHGLEDRVRLIARQGVKIARAAREIVGVEAFVAGSVGPLGKVLEPFGPLTVEEAEAAFQAVAEGLLEGGCECFILETFQDLNEVMAALRAVRRVTLDLPVIAQMTFGTDGKTMYGHTPALAVRTLRDAGADVVGINCGVGPQPTLEVLEQMIAAADGMPVSAMPNAGLPQYVGGRFVYMTSPEYFAEFAARAVDLGVRLVGGCCGTTPAHIQAMRERLASRLPAEKLAPGAEVRVLEQAPATMAPTAPQKTPSLLTKLQEKFVVSVEIDPPRGINTTKVMEGARLMANRGVDCVNIADSPMARIRMSAMALAYQIHTHFPRLEIILHFTCRDRNLMGLQSDLLGAHALGLRNILALTGDPPSLGDYPNATAVFDTDAPGLMRIIHRMNQGTDLAGTSIGAATNFAVGCGVNPTADDLDAEIEYVKRKLEAQPHFVMTQPVYELDCWKRFVDRLRGVTQVPILIGILPLQSFRHADFLHNEVPGITVPDWIRGRMHEAGNEGQRVGVELARTLLGECRAMANGVYLMPSFGRYENCLEVLEGSP; from the coding sequence ATGCCATCCACCCTGCTCGCCCGGCTCGCCAAGGGTCCCCTGCTCGCCGATGGAGCCATGGGGACGCTTCTCAACCAGCGCGGGATCGGCTTCGAGACCTGTTTCGATGAGCTCAACCTCTCCCGCGCGGCGCTCATCGAGGGCGTGCATCGGGACTACCTGGTCGCCGGCGCGGAGCTGATCGAGACCAACACGTTCGGCGCGAATGCCCTGCGGCTCGCGGCGCACGGTCTGGAAGACCGGGTGCGGCTCATCGCGCGTCAGGGCGTCAAGATCGCGCGCGCGGCGCGCGAGATCGTGGGCGTCGAGGCCTTCGTGGCCGGCAGCGTCGGACCCCTGGGCAAAGTGCTGGAGCCATTCGGCCCGCTCACCGTCGAGGAGGCGGAGGCCGCATTCCAGGCGGTGGCCGAGGGGCTGCTCGAAGGCGGCTGTGAGTGTTTCATCCTCGAGACCTTCCAGGACCTCAACGAAGTGATGGCGGCGCTGCGTGCGGTGCGGCGCGTGACCCTCGATCTGCCGGTGATCGCGCAGATGACCTTCGGCACCGACGGCAAGACGATGTACGGACACACGCCCGCGCTGGCGGTCCGCACGCTGCGAGACGCCGGCGCGGACGTGGTCGGCATCAACTGTGGCGTGGGTCCTCAGCCCACGCTCGAAGTGCTGGAACAGATGATCGCCGCCGCCGACGGCATGCCGGTCTCGGCGATGCCGAACGCGGGTCTCCCTCAGTACGTCGGCGGGCGATTCGTCTACATGACGAGCCCTGAGTACTTCGCGGAGTTCGCGGCGCGCGCGGTGGACCTCGGCGTGCGCCTCGTGGGCGGCTGCTGCGGAACCACACCGGCTCACATCCAGGCCATGCGCGAGCGGCTCGCATCCCGGCTTCCCGCCGAGAAGCTGGCGCCCGGAGCGGAGGTGCGCGTGCTCGAGCAGGCGCCCGCCACGATGGCGCCGACCGCCCCGCAGAAGACGCCCTCGCTCCTCACCAAGCTCCAGGAAAAGTTCGTGGTGAGCGTGGAGATCGATCCGCCGCGCGGGATCAACACCACCAAGGTCATGGAAGGCGCGCGCCTGATGGCGAACCGAGGCGTGGACTGCGTCAACATCGCCGACTCGCCGATGGCCCGTATCCGGATGAGCGCGATGGCGCTCGCCTATCAGATCCACACGCACTTCCCGCGACTGGAGATCATCCTTCATTTCACCTGCCGCGACCGGAACCTGATGGGCCTGCAAAGCGACCTGCTGGGCGCCCATGCGCTGGGGCTGCGAAACATCCTGGCCCTGACCGGGGACCCGCCGAGCCTGGGGGACTACCCGAACGCGACGGCCGTATTCGACACGGACGCGCCCGGTTTGATGCGCATCATCCACCGGATGAATCAGGGAACTGACCTTGCCGGGACATCCATCGGGGCGGCCACCAACTTCGCGGTCGGCTGCGGGGTGAACCCGACGGCGGACGACCTGGACGCCGAGATCGAGTACGTCAAGCGCAAGCTGGAAGCCCAGCCTCACTTCGTGATGACCCAGCCGGTGTACGAGCTGGATTGCTGGAAACGATTCGTGGACCGGCTCCGGGGGGTCACCCAGGTGCCGATCCTGATCGGCATCCTGCCCCTCCAGTCCTTCCGCCACGCCGACTTCCTGCACAACGAGGTTCCCGGTATTACCGTTCCGGATTGGATTCGTGGGAGGATGCATGAGGCCGGCAACGAGGGGCAAAGGGTCGGCGTCGAGCTGGCGCGCACGCTCCTCGGCGAGTGCAGGGCCATGGCGAACGGCGTCTACCTGATGCCGTCATTCGGGCGCTACGAGAACTGTCTCGAGGTTCTGGAGGGCTCCCCATGA
- a CDS encoding SpoIVB peptidase S55 domain-containing protein, translating to MSLRVWIASIASLLFAAGPAVSAPVPTMSPDQLQAGQKAVVRTVFSGQKVEEFEAEIVGVLKTGDVQGDLILAKATSERVVKTGIAQGMSGSPVYVDGKLVGALSSGWNFSREPLFGVTPIGEMLQVLRLPRPEGGDAGTAGPSGLEPASTSVATYRGLSWAGAAPIAPAGATSPANTGEAALGAPVALSIPVSCVGLDPAALPFAQKLLAPLGLAAVPGGKTGVANTARPALEPGSAVAIDLLRGDMQLAAIGTVTWRDGDQVLIFGHPLFQSGAVKLPLSSAEITTIVSSQLISFKLGSSGAPLGTATQDRRAAVAGRMGPAPRLMPLAVRLEGAALPARNYRFQSIEDRALAPQIVALASLNSLLESGGTGGNQTVRWSLTLHRRGAAPLFVNDIATGASATNELVAGIAQPLAFLYNNPFSTLALDSVSVRLAVEPGQDAWTLRGVQLMDAAVRPGAVLKLRCEVERWRGERRTIDLEMKVPEEVPEGRYVLWAGGGNELDRLESARLPGRFRPASLDEAWRRIQKLRPADQLYVQLLARAPEVTRRGRDYPELPTSALALLSSGLSAEDAVRRGSQAVLDEQQKKLDGHVSGEVQLEFTVDPQAP from the coding sequence ATGAGCCTCCGCGTATGGATCGCGTCGATCGCGAGCCTTCTCTTCGCCGCCGGTCCGGCGGTTTCCGCGCCCGTTCCCACGATGTCGCCCGACCAGCTCCAGGCGGGCCAGAAGGCGGTCGTGCGCACGGTGTTCTCCGGCCAGAAGGTGGAGGAGTTCGAGGCGGAGATCGTCGGCGTGCTCAAGACCGGTGACGTCCAGGGTGATCTGATCCTGGCCAAGGCGACCAGCGAGCGCGTGGTGAAGACGGGGATCGCGCAGGGCATGAGCGGCTCTCCGGTCTATGTGGACGGCAAGCTGGTCGGCGCTCTGTCGAGTGGCTGGAATTTCAGTCGCGAGCCCTTGTTCGGCGTCACGCCCATCGGCGAGATGCTCCAGGTGCTCCGCCTGCCGCGGCCCGAAGGCGGCGATGCCGGTACCGCTGGACCGAGCGGTCTGGAGCCGGCCTCCACGTCGGTGGCCACGTACCGGGGACTGAGCTGGGCGGGCGCTGCCCCGATCGCGCCGGCCGGAGCGACCTCGCCGGCGAACACCGGGGAGGCGGCGCTCGGCGCGCCGGTGGCGTTGTCGATTCCCGTGTCGTGCGTGGGCCTCGATCCCGCGGCCCTTCCCTTCGCCCAGAAGCTTCTCGCGCCGCTCGGGCTGGCGGCGGTGCCGGGTGGGAAGACCGGCGTGGCAAACACGGCGCGGCCTGCGCTCGAACCGGGCTCGGCGGTCGCGATCGATCTCCTGCGCGGCGACATGCAGCTCGCCGCCATCGGAACCGTGACGTGGCGAGACGGCGATCAGGTGCTGATCTTCGGACATCCGCTGTTCCAGTCCGGCGCGGTCAAGCTGCCGCTCTCGAGTGCGGAGATCACGACCATCGTGTCGAGTCAGCTGATCTCGTTCAAGCTCGGCAGCTCCGGCGCGCCGCTCGGCACGGCCACACAGGATCGCCGCGCGGCGGTGGCGGGACGGATGGGACCTGCGCCTCGCCTCATGCCGCTCGCCGTTCGACTCGAGGGCGCTGCCCTGCCGGCTCGCAACTACCGCTTCCAGAGCATCGAAGACCGCGCGCTGGCGCCGCAGATCGTCGCGCTGGCCAGTCTCAACAGCCTGCTGGAGAGCGGGGGCACGGGAGGCAACCAGACGGTGCGCTGGTCGCTGACACTCCATCGTCGCGGCGCGGCGCCGCTCTTCGTCAACGACATCGCCACCGGGGCATCGGCCACCAATGAGCTGGTCGCCGGGATCGCCCAGCCGCTCGCATTCCTCTACAACAATCCGTTCTCCACGCTGGCGCTCGACAGCGTGTCCGTTCGGCTCGCCGTGGAGCCGGGGCAGGATGCGTGGACCCTGCGTGGCGTCCAGCTGATGGACGCGGCGGTCCGGCCGGGCGCCGTGCTCAAGCTTCGCTGCGAGGTGGAGCGCTGGCGAGGCGAGCGGCGCACCATCGACCTGGAGATGAAGGTGCCCGAGGAAGTGCCCGAGGGGCGCTATGTGTTGTGGGCGGGAGGCGGCAATGAGCTCGACCGCCTCGAGTCCGCCAGGCTGCCGGGCCGATTCCGTCCTGCTTCGCTCGACGAAGCGTGGCGGCGGATCCAGAAGCTGCGCCCCGCGGACCAGCTCTACGTCCAGCTGCTGGCGAGAGCCCCGGAGGTCACGCGCCGCGGCCGGGACTATCCCGAGCTGCCGACCTCCGCGCTGGCGCTGCTCTCGAGCGGGCTCTCGGCCGAGGATGCGGTGCGGCGCGGGAGCCAGGCCGTGCTCGACGAACAGCAGAAGAAGCTCGACGGCCACGTGAGCGGTGAAGTGCAGCTCGAATTCACCGTGGACCCCCAAGCGCCCTAG
- a CDS encoding aminotransferase class I/II-fold pyridoxal phosphate-dependent enzyme, with the protein MERTQMDALRMDPVDDASLSRLARGLIGSEVLRIAAEIRALMAQGQPVCNLTVGDFDSREFPPPRRLVTGVQKALDDGHTNYPPSNGVLELRQAVARFYQREFGLDYPLESVLVASGARPLIYATYRALVDPGDSVAFPVPSWNNNHYCYLTGAQGIPIEVTRESCFHPTPAQVRALLPKVRLLALNTPLNPTGTAIEPEVLAEITRDLVSENERRRERSERPVFLMFDQVYWSLEFDRWEPVSPPALVPESAPYVVMLDAISKSLAATGLRVGWSVAAPVVTQRMSDLLGHVGAWAPKAEQVATAAFIDDAEAFASFRRDMHRRLRERLDRLYRGLSGMKDRGLPVEAIEPEGTLYLSARFDLFGRSIDGREIRTNDDIRRLLLQGAGLGVVPFQAFGLERENGWFRLSVGGVTLEAIEGGLDRLGTLLDRVGR; encoded by the coding sequence ATGGAGAGGACCCAAATGGACGCGCTGCGGATGGACCCTGTCGACGATGCGAGCCTCTCCCGCCTCGCACGCGGCTTGATCGGATCGGAAGTGCTGCGAATCGCGGCCGAGATCCGCGCGCTCATGGCGCAAGGCCAGCCGGTGTGCAACCTGACGGTTGGCGACTTCGATTCGCGGGAGTTTCCTCCTCCCCGGCGGCTCGTGACCGGCGTTCAGAAGGCGCTCGACGATGGGCACACCAACTATCCGCCGAGCAACGGCGTGCTCGAGCTGCGCCAGGCGGTGGCGCGCTTCTATCAGCGCGAGTTCGGGCTCGACTATCCGCTCGAGTCCGTGCTGGTGGCCAGCGGAGCTCGTCCTCTGATCTATGCCACCTATCGCGCTCTGGTGGATCCCGGCGACTCGGTGGCGTTCCCGGTTCCGTCGTGGAACAACAACCACTACTGCTACCTGACCGGGGCCCAGGGCATCCCGATCGAGGTGACGCGCGAGTCCTGCTTTCACCCCACCCCGGCCCAGGTGCGCGCGCTTCTGCCCAAGGTCCGTCTGCTGGCGCTCAACACGCCGCTCAACCCGACCGGAACCGCGATCGAGCCCGAAGTCCTGGCCGAGATCACCCGTGACCTGGTGAGCGAGAACGAGCGCCGGCGAGAGCGCTCCGAGCGTCCGGTCTTCCTCATGTTCGACCAGGTCTACTGGTCGCTGGAATTCGACCGCTGGGAGCCGGTCTCTCCGCCCGCGCTGGTCCCCGAGTCGGCCCCCTACGTGGTGATGCTGGACGCGATCTCGAAGTCTCTGGCCGCCACGGGGCTCCGGGTGGGTTGGTCGGTTGCCGCGCCGGTGGTGACGCAGCGCATGTCGGATCTGCTCGGTCATGTCGGGGCCTGGGCGCCCAAGGCGGAGCAGGTGGCCACGGCCGCATTCATCGACGATGCCGAAGCCTTCGCGAGCTTTCGGCGGGACATGCACCGTCGCCTGCGCGAGCGTCTCGACCGTCTGTATCGCGGGCTCTCGGGGATGAAAGACCGGGGACTTCCGGTCGAAGCGATCGAGCCCGAAGGAACCCTCTACCTCTCGGCTCGCTTCGATCTCTTCGGGCGCTCGATCGACGGGCGGGAGATCCGCACCAACGACGACATCCGCCGGCTGCTGCTCCAGGGCGCCGGCCTCGGCGTCGTCCCCTTCCAGGCCTTCGGGCTGGAGCGCGAGAACGGATGGTTCCGGCTCTCGGTCGGCGGCGTGACGCTCGAGGCCATCGAAGGCGGACTCGATCGACTGGGGACCTTGCTGGACCGCGTCGGTCGCTAG